In a genomic window of Nothobranchius furzeri strain GRZ-AD chromosome 14, NfurGRZ-RIMD1, whole genome shotgun sequence:
- the LOC107389905 gene encoding inner centromere protein A: MSPRKRVVCPLCSCLFAALSNHLRVTHGVRNLEERTILLKLAGGRVFVSNEPCPIDACPLERACLDRHLKTGHPELPYLVRMEILSNVKRRVALRQLRLLRRSEPQPPMNSTLDQDEDPGEDPSSVIYDAVAATAAPAEVRPGCSSCEQLARELRALTLELSSLRFKYWKMYRLHKRLGSRVARLSRRTDDDGDEENEREERQQQDRSTSPTVSPSTQSTSRSGSKQGAVRVESSLTSTSTHAGTPSTSSHYTGLPVVTDVCSLSVEAQRGKRPQPVIPQVTSKRPRKNVFCQKASAGDLSWRCSSVPEEDDDDEVVTLENTSTPKPQTPAPSINEIKKEEEAASELDTAAGPSTRVVNSSTQTAASKVKLETESQSQPGGREKGCSNNGAMLDNTDTPVLQQENGESSQSGNQGEQSLSNGVTHMENDEIAEPSYAPLFADISVVQKQQDQLLELMQDTAQERDRVKEEVQILNTRLQERVSVKSECSHQACQTEVQKDYRSLFEKAKKKVHDLVKDKEFLSNAADISTGANAAPGEEPDVQEISLQVGGLVRELDQREKKMDELRSKLVSLEEEKSALAAQCEEFRSSLQQERETAQSEEAGGSAGSGSTSEDHESLIRLRKNVGIRLVSYIPDLDLEQVNYDCTIIDEILEQYVNRSWDLDAAFPPFTLC, from the exons ATGTCGCCAAGGAAGCGAGTGGTCTGTCCCTTGTGCTCCTGTCTGTTTGCAGCCTTGTCCAATCACCTGCGTGTAACCCATGGCGTAAGGAATTTGGAAGAGAGGACTATTCTCCTTAAACTGGCGGGGGGGCGTGTCTTTGTGAGCAACGAACCATGCCCAATTGATGCCTGTCCTCTGGAAAGGGCGTGTCTGGACCGACACCTGAAAACGGGCCACCCCGAGCTGCCCTATTTGGTCAGAATGGAGATCCTGTCCAATGTTAAAAGGCGCGTTGCGCTCAGGCAGCTGCGGCTCCTCCGGCGGTCGGAACCGCAACCACCCATGAACTCTACGCTGGATCAGGACGAGGATCCGGGCGAGGACCCCAGCAGCGTTATCTATGATGCCGTGGCCGCCACAGCTGCGCCCGCAGAGGTCAGGCCGGGCTGCTCTAGCTGTGAGCAGCTAGCACGTGAGCTCAGGGCCCTCACCCTGGAGCTCAGCTCGCTGCGCTTCAAATACTGGAAGATGTATCGCCTACACAAACGGCTCGGGTCCAGGGTGGCGCGTCTATCCCGAAGAACAGATGACGACGGAGACGAGGAGAACGAGAGGGAGGAGCGGCAGCAGCAGGACAGGAGCACCTCTCCCACAGTC TCTCCTTCCACCCAGTCTACTTCGAGGAGTGGGTCAAAACAGGGTGCTGTCAGGGTCGAGTCCTCTTTGACCTCCACCAGCACACACGCTG GGACCCCCTCCACCTCCTCCCATTACACCGGACTCCCAGTCGTTACCGATGTTTGTTCCCTGTCAGTGGAAGCCCAGAG GGGGAAACGACCTCAGCCTGTTATTCCCCAGGTTACGTCAAAAAGACCAAGAAAAAATGTCTTCTGTCAGAAAGCCTCAGCTGGAGATCTGAGCTGGAGATGCTCCTCTGTgcctgaagaagatgatgatgatgaggtagTTACCTTGGAGAATACAAGTACCCCTAAGCCACAAACGCCTGCTCCAAGCATTAATGAAATCAAGAAAGAGGAGGAGGCGGCGAGCGAGTTGGATACCGCCGCAGGTCCGAGCACACGGGTGGTCAACAGCTCCACCCAAACAGCAGCTTCCAAAGTAAAACTAGAAACAGAGAGTCAAAGCCAACCTGGAGGGAGGGAGAAAGGGTGCAGTAACAATGGTGCCATGTTAGACAACACAGACACCCCCGTCCTCCAGCAGGAGAACGGGGAATCCAGTCAGAGTGGGAATCAAGGAGAGCAGTCTTTGTCCAACGGAGTGACACACATGGAAAATGATGAAATCGCTGAACCTTCATATGCTCCCCTTTTCGCTGACATCTCTGTGGTGcagaagcagcaggatcagctgctggagctcaTGCAGGACACGGCTCAAGAGAGGGACCGTGTAAAAGAGGAGGTGCAAATACTTAACACCCGGCTGCAGGAGCGGGTCAGCGTAAAGAGTGAGTGCTCTCATCAAGCCTGCCAAACAGAAGTCCAGAAGGACTACAGAAGTCTCTTTGAGAAGGCCAAGAAGAAGGTTCACGATTTGGTGAAGGACAAAGAGTTTTTATCAAACGCTGCTGACATCAGTACCGGCGCTAATGCTGCTCCAGGTGAAGAACCAGATGTCCAAGAGATTTCTCTGCAGGTTGGCGGTCTAGTTCGTGAACTGGATCAGAGAGAAAAGAAGATGGATGAACTTCGCTCCAAG CTGGTCAGTCTGGAGGAGGAGAAGTCGGCTTTAGCGGCCCAGTGTGAAGAGTTCAGGTCAAGTCTGCAGCAAGAACGGGAAACCGCACAATCAGAGGAGGCTGGAGGCTCAGCAGGCTCTGGCTCAACGTCAGAGGACCACGAAAG TTTGATCAGGCTTCGAAAGAACGTTGGGATTCGTCTCGTCTCCTACATCCCAGATCTGGATTTGGAGCAAGTGAATTATGATTGTACCATCATCGATGAGATCCTGGAGCAGTATGTTAACCGTAGTTGGGATTTGGATGCTGCTTTTCCTCCGTTCACCCTTTGCTGA
- the LOC107389904 gene encoding gap junction alpha-5 protein encodes MGDWSLLGNILEEVQEHSTSVGKVWLTILFIFRILVLGTAAESSWGDEQSDFQCDTKQPGCTNVCYDSAFPIAHIRYWVLQIVFVSTPSLIYMGHAMHTVRREEKRRKREQEEKKVGREDEEDLEEEKEYIQQKESGKDVSSDGIGRVRLKGALLHTYILSILIRTVMEVTFIVVQYMMYGVFLKALYLCNVWPCPNPVNCYMSRPTEKNVFIVFMLVVAGVSLLLSVLELYHLAWKSIRRCVRKKMIQKKHQRAMTAALEPPRPSCTPPPDFNHCLTSPSSKNPITSITTHPFNTRMALQQNSVNLATERHHSCDNLEDEEDFLTMRYEQAPAELPNNCSPILLLHSGYMKDKRRLSKISGTSSRARHDDLAV; translated from the coding sequence ATGGGGGACTGGAGTCTTCTTGGGAATATCCTTGAAGAGGTCCAGGAACACTCCACCTCAGTTGGGAAGGTTTGGCTCACCATCCTCTTCATCTTTCGCATCCTGGTGCTGGGCACGGCGGCGGAGTCCTCCTGGGGCGACGAGCAGAGCGACTTCCAGTGCGACACCAAGCAGCCTGGCTGCACCAACGTCTGCTACGACAGCGCCTTCCCCATCGCCCACATCCGCTACTGGGTGCTGCAGATTGTGTTTGTGTCCACGCCGTCCCTCATCTACATGGGCCACGCCATGCACACGGTGCgcagggaggagaaaaggaggaagagggagcaggaggagaagaaggtgGGCAGGGAAGATGAAGAAGATCTAGAAGAGGAGAAGGAGTACATCCAACAGAAGGAGAGTGGAAAAGATGTGTCATCTGATGGGATTGGACGTGTCCGTCTAAaaggagccctgctgcacacttaCATCCTGAGCATCTTGATCCGAACAGTGATGGAGGTGACCTTTATTGTGGTGCAGTACATGATGTACGGGGTGTTCCTCAAGGCGCTGTACCTCTGCAACGTGTGGCCCTGCCCCAACCCCGTAAACTGCTACATGTCCCGGCCCACAGAGAAAAACGTCTTCATCGTCTTTATGCTGGTGGTGGCCGGTGTGTCTCTTCTGCTCTCTGTGTTGGAGCTCTACCATCTGGCCTGGAAGAGCATCAGGAGGTGCGTACGCAAAAAGATGATCCAAAAAAAACATCAAAGAGCAATGACGGCAGCTTTGGAGCCACCCCGGCCCTCCTGCACCCCACCTCCAGACTTCAACCACTGTCTCACGTCCCCGAGCTCCAAAAACCCCATCACCTCCATAACCACTCATCCTTTCAACACCAGGATGGCGCTGCAGCAGAACTCGGTCAACCTGGCCACTGAGCGGCACCACAGCTGCGACAACCTTGAGGACGAGGAGGACTTCCTGACGATGAGATACGAGCAGGCACCTGCAGAGCTGCCCAACAACTGCTCCCCGATCTTGCTGCTGCACTCAGGCTACATGAAGGACAAACGGCGCCTGAGCAAGATCAGTGGGACCAGCAGCCGGGCACGACATGATGACCTGGCAGTCTAG